The Streptomyces sp. NBC_00510 genomic interval CGGGATCGTGGCCCTGCGGCCCGAGCCCGACCACGTCGCCTGCCGGCTCTCCCTCACCGACTGGCGGGACCTGTCGCACGCGATCAGCCGCTGCCGGTGGCTGCTCGACCTGGACGCCGACCCGGTCGCCGTCGACGGGCTGCTCCGGGAGGACCCGCTGCTCGCCCCGTACGTGGACAAGGACCCCGGGCGCCGGGTACCGCGCACGGTGGACGGGCCGGAGTTCGCGGTGCGCGTGGTGCTCGGGCAGCAGGTGTCGACCGCCGCGGCGCGCACGCTGGCCGGCAGGCTGGTGACGGCGCACGGCGAGCCCGTCGCCGACCCCGGGGGCGGGCTGACCCACCTGTTCCCCTCGCCGTGGGCGCTGACGGCCCTGGACCCGGGGTCCCTGGCGATGCCGGGCACCCGGCGGGCCACGCTGACCTCCCTGGTGGCCGCGCTCACCGAGGGGGGCCTGGACCTGGACGTCGGCAGCGACTGGGAGAAGGCCCGGCGGCAGCTCGCCGCGCTGCCGGGCTTCGGCCCGTGGTCGGTCGAGGTGGTCGCGATGCGGGCGCTCGGCGACCCGGACGCCTTCCCCGCCACCGATTTGGGCGTACGGTCGGCCGCGGAAAAACTGGGCCTCCCCACGACCCCCGCGGCCCTCGTCCGGCGGGCCGCGGCCTGGCGGCCGTGGCGCGCGTACGCCGTGCAGCACCTGTGGGCCACCGGCGACCACCCCGTCAACGTCCTGCCCGCCGACCCGGCCTGAGGAATGATCATGTCCCCTCGCACACACGCCCTGATCGACAGCCCCGTCGGGCCGCTGACCCTGGTCGCGACCGACGGCGTCCTGTCCGGTCTCTACATGCCCGCGCAGCGTCACCGGCCGCCGGAGGAGTCCTTCGGCGCGCGCCGCGACCCGGCGACGTCGCCGTTCACTCGGGCCGCCGAGCAGCTGCGGGCGTACTTCACGGGTGAGTTGACCGCCTTCGACCTGCCGCTCGACCTGCGCGGCACCCCCTTCCAGCAGCGTGTCTGGGCGGGTCTGCGGGCCATCCCGTACGGCACCGTGATGACGTACGGTCAGCTGGCGGAGGAGCTCGGCAGCCCCGGCGCGTCGCGCGCCGTCGGGCTCGCCAATGGACGCAACCCGGTCGGCATCATCGTGCCCTGCCACCGTGTGGTCGGGGCCTCCGGCAGCCTCACCGGATACGGGGGCGGACTGGAGCGCAAGCGGTACCTGCTGGACCTGGAGCTCGGGTTGCCATCTCATATGTGAGATAGTCTCTCCGCATGGGAGACGACTACCTCGCACGCATCGGCAAGCTCATCCGTGACGCCCGCCAGCACCGGGGCTGGACTCAGTCCCAACTGGCGGAGGCACTCGGGACCAGCCAGAGCGCGGTGAACCGTATTGAACGCGGGAACCAGAACATCAGCCTTGAGATGATCGCCCGAATCGGTGAAGCGCTCGACAGCGAGATCGTCTCCCTCGGCTACGCGGGTCCCATGCATCTGCGTGTCGTGGGCGGGCGCCGGCTCTCCGGCTCCATCGACGTCAAGACCAGCAAGAACGCGTGCGTGGCGCTGCTGTGCGCCACGCTGCTGAACTCCGGGCGGACCACCCTGCGCCGCGTCGCGCGGATCGAGGAGGTCTACCGCATCCTGGAGGTGCTGAACAGCATCGGCGTGCGGACCCGCTGGATCAACGACGGCAACGACCTGGAGATCGTCCCGCCCGCCCGGCTGGAGCTGGACGCCATGGACACCGACGCCGCCCGCCGCACCCGCAGCGTGATCATGTTCCTCGGCCCCCTGATGCACCGCACCGACCGCTTCCGCATCCCGTACGCGGGCGGCTGCGACCTCGGCACCCGTACCGTCCAGCCGCACATGACCGCCCTGCGGCACTTCGGGCTGGAGGTGACCGCCACCAGCGGGATGTACCACGCCCGGGTCGCCCCCTCGGTGGCCCCGCGGCGGCCGATCGTGCTGACCGAGCGCGGCGACACCGTGACCGAGAACGCGCTCCTGGCGGCCGCCCGGCACGACGGGGTGACCGTCATCCGCAACGCCAGCTCGAACTACATGGTCCAGGACCTGTGCTTCTTCCTGGAGGAGCTGGGCGTCCGGGTGGACGGCATCGGCACCACCACGCTGACCGTGCACGGTGTCACCGACAT includes:
- a CDS encoding methylated-DNA--[protein]-cysteine S-methyltransferase — encoded protein: MIMSPRTHALIDSPVGPLTLVATDGVLSGLYMPAQRHRPPEESFGARRDPATSPFTRAAEQLRAYFTGELTAFDLPLDLRGTPFQQRVWAGLRAIPYGTVMTYGQLAEELGSPGASRAVGLANGRNPVGIIVPCHRVVGASGSLTGYGGGLERKRYLLDLELGLPSHM
- a CDS encoding UDP-N-acetylglucosamine 1-carboxyvinyltransferase; amino-acid sequence: MGDDYLARIGKLIRDARQHRGWTQSQLAEALGTSQSAVNRIERGNQNISLEMIARIGEALDSEIVSLGYAGPMHLRVVGGRRLSGSIDVKTSKNACVALLCATLLNSGRTTLRRVARIEEVYRILEVLNSIGVRTRWINDGNDLEIVPPARLELDAMDTDAARRTRSVIMFLGPLMHRTDRFRIPYAGGCDLGTRTVQPHMTALRHFGLEVTATSGMYHARVAPSVAPRRPIVLTERGDTVTENALLAAARHDGVTVIRNASSNYMVQDLCFFLEELGVRVDGIGTTTLTVHGVTDIDRDVDYAPSEDPVEAMSLLAAAVVTESELTIRRVPVEFLEIELAVLEEMGLDHERSAEYPADNGRTRLIDLTVRPSKLRSPIDKIHPMPFPGLNIDNVPFFAAIAATAQGSTLIHDWVYDNRAIYLTELTRLGANVKLLDPHRVLVEGPTRWRSAEMMCPPALRPAVVTLLAMLAAEGTSVLRNVYVINRGYEELAERLNSIGAQIETFRDI